ATTTGGCCAAGTCTTCTTGCAAACGAACCAATTCGGTTTCCTTTTCAGACATTTCACTTTCAAAGATTTCAAGGAGCTGGGCAGCTCCTGCATGTGACTCTTCGCTCTCCTTCATTTGGCAATCAagaatttcaatttcttctcGTAGATCTGCAATGGCTTTTTTAATTTCGGTAAGTTTAGCTTCTAATTCGACGACAGTTTTTGACACAAGTTTTTGACTTTCTACTAAGACACTCTTGTTGAATTCCGATTCTTGTCCCGGTTCGTACATTGCAAGACTGAACTTGAGCTCTTGACACTGTTCGGTTCGAAGTTGGAGTTCAGCTTCAATCTTTTGACCGCAGAGTTTCATTAACCGTTGCTCGGCAacgttttttctctcttttagtTTCAATAATTCTGTTTCACTGGCACTATCGGTCTCTACCATCTTAAGCTGTTCTGTCCGCATTTCGTTGATTCTGTCTTGTGCTTCCTTAACCTTTTGTTCCATTGCCTGACGTTCTGCTAAAGCATCATCCAAGACAGGAAAACGGCCCTGCGGAAAAGTGGCTAGGATTTGCGGCTGTATGTTGGTCTCTTGTTGTACATCAAGCACGCTTAGTTTAATTTCTTCGTCTCCTGCATCTATCGTAAAAGTGCGTAAATAATGAGGGATTTAATTATCATATTTCTTTGATCTACTGCTATTACCGTTGCTCGCAGGCACCGTGGCAGGTTTCAAGGGACTTTGCTGTTCAATTTCCTCGTCTGAATGAATTCGCAACCTTTTTCGGCGATGACGTCTCGTGCTGCTCGAGCTCCGGAGGACTATTCCGTCTACAACGTCGTAAGCAGTAAAATTTATTAGAAAGAGGAagggataaaaaaaactaatgaataaacaagtaaaaaaaatttactcgTGAGCGATGAGGACGACATATCAGTCGTAGGTGAGTTTTTTACAGAGGATTGGTTCTTGGCTTCCGATCTTGAATCCGATGACGCGGAGCTGGATGACGAAGGTTTACGGTCATATTCCGATGATGAATCTGAAGTGATTTCGAAACTGAGAGATGAGGAAGAGTCGTCCCTCATCTGAGCTGATGACAAACTTGAAGAGGGAACCCAGTCCCGCGATCCATCATCCGTATTGTTTGCTAGAGAAGATTCACCAGAAAGCTTCCAGCTACTGTCACTAGAATCCGAAAGAGCTTCTCTTTTCAATTCTTCATCAGAAACTAAATTAGTGATCTTCCGTGTTCCTGAATATTCTAATTCTGGAATAAGGGACGTTTTGAGATATTCGGGGTACTGGTTTTCTGGAACAGGTTTGGTCATATTCCAGCAAGCTGATCTGTGAGTTTCCTTCGGGCTTTCCTTAATGTGTTTGGTTATGGCAGTGCGATAACGAGAGCTGAAATCGCAATGGGAACATTTGaatgtagtttttttttcgtgcgcCATAAGATGTTGGTGGAAACTGGACACAGCTCGAGCCCAAAAACTACAGTGAGGACATTGGTAAACGAGGCGTTCGATAAGTTTGACAGTCCGAATGCTGCTGCTGGAATCTTCACGTTTCCTTTTCATCTACGAACGCAAATGAAACAACTATCTATGACTTTCATTGTATAGGAAAAACGTTATCATACCTTTCtggttgttttcttttgagtGTCCTCAATGTCCAATTCCTCCGTGGATGAACCCACAGAATCGGGCACGTGCGTTTTCTACGACAATTTTCCCCACGTTTTTATGTTAAGTataaatgcgagataaaaaacgaaataccTCATGCATGTCAAATCGTTCCCGAGAAGAAGTTTTGAAAGAACACTGGGAGCAGACATGTTGCAAATCACAGTCTGAATTAGATAGCTGCTCTGATGAATGGGATGAAGTTTTCCCAGCAGTCGCCGCCTTGTGGGCACTTGCGTGATGGTTATTCTTTTCAGTCAAGGTTTTTGCTTTGTAATTGCAAAGGTTACAAGAAAAGCCCTCTGAATGGTGATTGGTTACGTGATAGGTAAGTTGGCGTTTCATTGGAACTGAGTACGAGCATATGCTACAGCGATACCCAGAATTTTCCGTATGCCTACGTCTATGGTTCTTTAGACGAGATTTTTTATTGACAGAATAGTTACATGACTCACAGAAGTATCGGCCAGGCCCAGTATTATCAGATGTTTTACTCGTTCCGCATGGCTCTTGATCACTACTGGCCAATGATGATGACATGGTCTTTTTCAAATAAGAATTTGAACAAGGGTAATTTTGGTCGATTGTGAGATCATGGTCCGCTTGACAATGATGGAAAATACGACGTGAATCCTTCGCTCGGTAGGAGCAATTTGGGGCAGGgcaaaaataatataaatggCCTTTAATTCGGCGTTTTTTCAAATCGGACTGGCTCACGCCAGGGAATGCCCTGCAAGACGTCCgcatttcgttttcttttggaaGTGATAGTCTCGATTGTTGTTCTTTTGAAGTATTGGCTGTTACGCGATGATTTTGTTTCACATGCGCTTTCAATTTTCTGGCATTTGGTGTTCGAAATGAACACTGTGTACAAGGATAACAGTTTCTTACGTGCCTTTTTGAAGGCTGTGAACTATCCTTCTTGGAAAATAAGGCTGAAGACGGATCCATATTCTTACTacttgtttgtgaatggtttacAACCGAAACCTCAATCCCGAAATCAGTTTCCTTTCCGTGCTTTTGTTGACCAAGATGATTATCTTTGGACTCTCGTGGACCTTTTACGCAGGAAGACTTGcgcttttttcctttttcgtcaCATTGAAAGGCTTGTACGGGTAATTGAGATGagtatttgttttcttcttgggTATGACATTGCCGAATGGGAGTTTCGGAATTTCTCGTTTCATGACACTTCCTCTCCGTCCGGTTTACGTTAGCGGATTCCAGCTGTACTTCGGGATGATGTTTCATCCGATGTTCCTTTAGAGAGATAATGTCTTTGCTCTTGAATTCACAGCCTGTACAACTGTAATGGACCTGGGACAGTATATTAAAACAATTGATGTCTTCGTCTTCGGAGGTCTCAACACGAGAAGTCGAATTAGACGTGGATGTTGAAAGTTGTATCCCTTGATGAGTAGACTTTGACTGTATGGACTTCACTAACAAGTTTTTCCTATTTTCTGTACTTAATCTGCTATCAAAGTTCATGTTATATTGGGAAtacaataaatattttctgTTAATGCAACCCACCTATTTGAATCATTGGCAGAAGAATCAGGACATGCATTTTCAACAACAGCGACATAAGTGTTAATGCCAAGTGATTCAACATTCCCCAGCTGAACTGCCTCCCCCTCTGGGAGCCCCATGTTTGGAATTGAAGTTTGAGAATCAGTTGAATGTGAGGATCTTTCATTCAGTTGTGCAATTTCCATCTCTGCAGTATAATTGCTATACCAGTCATGTGTCCATGGAAAAACAGATGGTACAGAGTGCTCagagatttttcttttagtagTTTGATCACCATGCAAAAGATATATGTAATCACTCTGTTTAAAATGAAGTGAACAGactgcagcagcagcatcatCATTTGTTACTGAAAGAACATTTGGATCTCTGTTGATGTTGATCATCCACTCCTTTCTTCTCTCAAGATCTTTTGGTATGTCAAAACAAACCAAATTTTCAGGCTTAGGACAGGAGGAAATacaacattttttcattttattccctagaaaaaaattgctaaaATATAGACAAGTTTCTTAGTTCTTAAAAAGATACTAAAAATATGccacttgaagtttttttttaataataacaCAACAGCATTTGCTATAATCATTACGCATTACATACCTTATTCCGAATTGTGCATAACTAGTTAACACTGATTGTTTCctacaattttcaaaacgaaggGATGTTCActcgtttttcttctgttcTAAGCATTTTTCTTCACATCTTATGTTACCGCTAGATTCTATTAAATAAATACAATATCTGTAATTTTTGTTGGATTAACAACTATAGAGATATAACGATGAAAAGATGATTATATTTCCAGAAATTATTTGCTATCAGTCAACTAAACAATCAATTCAGGAAACCAAACAATCAGCTGGTACGCAAATCTACGTTGCCGGATGGCTGTATATTGGAAATGGTTTTCctggaaaattaaaaaaattatttttattgttaatgtTGATGTTGAATTTGAATGTCATTCAACAGTCGAAGTTCTATACCACTCGTTCCCAGAATAGATTTATCTAATCTATGACTATCTATCTATCTATGATCCAAAAAAAGTTATTCGGGGCACAATCGGGGGGCCCCTGCCCACTTCATCAACAAAGCCAGGGCTGGGCAAAAATCATAAATTACCCCGATTGCCCCAACGGCATTTTGAAAGATGGCGGCTGTTACGGGTAAAAATCAGGGTAGGCGGGTAGAATGAATTATAATCAGGGAATGATCGTGGCAATTGAATAAAACGACCGTTTTGGTCAGAAATCGATTAGTTACTATCGGGGTTGAAATTGAATCCCTGATTACGCACCACGATTTGGTTCGGGGAGAAAAAATCTCACCTCGAACCCCGAAAGTCCCGCCCGATGCCACAAAATGCGAAccccgattggcaaaaaagcgccccgattagctcggggccgatccctactCACACAGCCTCACACATCACACGTACGCTTTTTAATGAAGAGAATTTGTATTTCATTTGAGATTTATTTCATATTCAAGTTTTTAATAAGGCAAGGTGCGAAGAAATACTAGATACAACCATAGGAGGAACACAGTTGTACTAAAAGTatctatttttaaagaaacaagCACTAATCTCCCAGACTCCCACACGTTTTCCAATGTGCTTTTCTACGGTTTTCTCCGCAACATAAAAATGTCATAGAGAAGCAGCGCAACACTATTTATATTTTAGTACTTATTACGGGTCAGCTTTTTCCATATTTAACCCACAACTCTGCAGAAATCCGATCTCGTTTTATTTCACCCATTTGTTTGCTTTGCAACTCTTCTGAGGTTAGTTCAAAAGGCTCGGATGCTTCGAAACATAGATTATCAAAGAAATGATTTGTTGCGTTACCATCGTACTGACAAGTCTGGACATCGACGTCTTCTAATAAAAAGTCATTATCGAGGATGCAAAGGTTATGCAAGACGCAACAAGCGATCGTAAATTTAGTGGTTGTGTCAACTTGGTGAAAATCAAGACGACTCAGTTGCTTGAAACGTTGCTTTAAAAGACGGAAAGATTTTTCTACCGGTTGTAGAGATAGTTGCAAAGCGCTGTTATAGTTTATGCTTGTTTGGTCGTTTTGCCCCATGTAAGGTACCAACATATGATCAGATAACGGGTAGGTTTCATCGCCAATCAGATGAAGATCATCCGAACAAAGTTCAGGCAGTCTTTGATAGACAAACGAAAGCTTATAGACACGTGCATCATGAATTTTGCTTGGTGGTCCAGTGAAAACATCCAGAAATACTCCGTTTGCGTCGCAGATGCCTTGCAATGTTATAGAAATTTGTTGCTGGTGATTAACATAGctagatttatttttattcgctGGTGCCCGAATAGGAATATAGGTGCTTCCGATGCAACCCAATACTCCAGGAAAACCAGATATCTGAACAGAGGAACAATGTTATAGGTTACATGTTTACAAAAACAATGACagaaaaaacatgaaaaattaCTTGTTCAAAATGATGTGCTATTGCTTTCTTTTCCTCATTATCTTTAGGAAATCTAATAATGCTAGGAGCAATGTCATTGAGATGATGCATTACACGCCCACACTGCCGATGAAAAGTTGATTCTCCAATGCAAAACTGACTAGCAACCTCACTTATACATGTTTTGCTTCCAGCAAACCTATAAAGTAATATGTTCATAGCATTGCCAAATCATCATTGTCAAATTTAACTAGGGATTATACTtcaaaaatgataaaacaTGATTTTCTGCAGAAGACTTTGGTGTTCCACCATGTGAATCGTTCTTGGGATAAAAGGGTGATTTCTCAAAGTCATTAATAATTTTAGAACAGGTTTCTCGTTTCATGCGAAATTCCCTTCGAAACTAGGGAAAGATTTGTagtgaaaaaaatgtgaacGAAAATGGATAACCTATCTAAAAGTACGTCTTCTTCGGCGTACGATTCCATTAAACTTTGTCGTTTCTTGTGTTTGGGGCGAAGCACTCTTTCTTTGATAAGCATCTGTAAAATTTCATCGTCGGTGGAGTCATTTGATTCCGAGGATTCCAAAATTGCAAGAGCAAGAGCTAATTTACGCTTTCGGTCGTCTGTATCAGATTTGGTATCCGTCTCCGTCATTTTTCAATCAAAACATTATTTTCAAATCTTACTGTATTAGTCTGCTTATCTCGTGGTACGTTGTCATGGAAACCATTCGTCAAAATTGCGGAgataaataacaataacatttTCGCCTACttattatatattattatatacacacgcctattattattattattattttctgttttcattGCTCGAGCGAACAAAGAGCGAATACGATCTACAAGCTTTGCCGCCTGTTCGCTTAATTATTCGCATAAATTACTTATTTAAGATACAGAGCAACAGAGGCCAAAACGGATCATAGACGTATTACTTGTATTGCGCTATTCGTTGGTTTAAATAAGAATGTAAATAAACAACACattaaaatagctttacaATTATAGACAGTGACTAAATGATGGATCTATTCATCTGGATTTTGGGGAAGAGACCACATTAAGGAActcgtttaaaaaatttgctaGCTGGTAATGGAATTGGACGGGAGCGATTTGCCTTCCCTGAGAAAAATTGGGATTAGCACAATCTCTCAGTAGCCGACTCGTGGCTGGTGGGAGATGACGGGAGATAAGCAGACCGGAATCTAGAAAGACTTTCTGACAAACTGTTTGCAAATTGTTATTGACAGTAGGGGTATCGCAAACGTTTAAGACTTTGTTACACAGCGAGCGGCAGTCAAAAAGATCGCAGTCGGAATGTTTCCAACATTCACGACCATCCGCTATGGACCGATCTACTACCGCCTTAGGAAAGACAGTATCGGCATCTAAAAGCACCTGGCGTCCATTGAGGAGACCAAAGTGTTCTAACTTTACGTCACAGATGTGAATGGGATCGACAAAAGACGTCTGGAGTTCTTCAAGGAGCTCAAGCATCAATTTCGCTTGTCGAACTCTGGAAACAAAATCTTCTAGCCGGTCTGAATAAATATTTAACCTAGAAATCGGTTTGGCGTATTCAACCGCATAAAAAGTACCACAGCTTGAAAGAATTTTCGGGAATAAATGCGAATGTTGATTAATCATAAGAGTGACATATTCATTGTCTTGTGATAGCTGCCACAAGTTGATCATAAGTTCTCTACTGACATCATTATGGTAGTCaacaagaaaaggataaaGATGGTTCATAAGATTTTCCTTCTGCACTCCAAAGTTGGCCAGCATTGATTGAGTAACCATTTCAACAAGCTCCTGATAGTTAGGAAATACTTCACTGGAATTTGAAGCTATCCATTGCAGGGGAATGTACTCAGATTTTACTCTGTGAGACTTGATTACAATGAGTGAGTTATTCCAAAGGGCAGTGAAAACAGCAAATTTTCCTTTGTGCATGGGTTCACAGGACAAAGCAGAGATCTCCCCATTGTTGCATAGAGGTTCACACAATCTGCCAAAGGCCTTTCCCTCATTGTATTCCACACACTGTTAAAACACAAAACATTTTAGATGTGGTTCAATAAAATCTTGATTATGATGCAAATAAAGACTTACCAAGGTATTCAAACGAGTCTCTATATCGATATTCAAGCATATTATATTCCATTGTACGAGGTAGAATACAGAAATCATGGAAAAAGTGGAGACGAACAATACTAATAACAAGCATCTTCTATGAAAAACGAGGCGCGTGATTTTAgatatttttcgttttacGTGTAAACGCATTTCTTGAAATTGGGCAAGAAGGCAAAACAAATTAAACCTGAGATCTGTTACATTTTAACTGTATGATTAGTGCACAAGCCATGCTGTTTGTTAGTGTTGAATTTAAATAAACTTTGACAGTTCTGAGCTGCCAACGCCATATGCCATCTATGTCACCCGGCTACTTAGTTTTCAATGTGCACTAGAGGTGGCGTTACATAAAAACTTTTGTCTTTTCGTATTTATCTTCTGCTAGTTTTTTCGTTTGTGGTTGTTGTGAGTCgattcaaaaattgaaatatatCTTTTCGGTGTGCTTAGCAAGTAGTTTACTTTGCCATATTCTATTTGATTCTCTTGGAGTAAAATTTCCTTCGTGTAGAAGTCGTTATTGAACGTAGCCACTCAACATATTGAAAGTGCCTTGTAAGCTGGTGGCGGGGCAATGTCCAATTCGGCTGGTGTTAAGAAACCTTCTAAAGCAAACTATAAATTGAAATATAAGCTCCTTAAACGCTGTGTCAAAGAAATTGTGCTGGTATATTCAACAACAAATGGATTTTCCTTGAAAATGTACACCATTTTGTAATTTCTTAGGAAAATGCTGCTCTATGTGACAGAGCCTCAGAAATGCAGCATCAAATTTTAGTGGCCCAAGAAGAGAGGAAGTTCTTATGGAAAAAATACACAGCAACCCAAGGAAACAACTTCATTAGTGGTAAACATTCTATCATAATAAGTTTTGTGGACATTCTGAGATTCCCATGTATTTTCATGAGTAGAAGACATGTTGATGAACTCTGGAGCACCAAGTCAACCAGTAACTGaacagaagaaaacaagaagaacTCCAACACAGAAAAATAGTAGTTCCTCAAAACCACGCCAAAGCCTTTCTTCAAggccaaaacaaaagagaaaattggaTGAAACTCCAAGTAATGATACAGCTATAATAGCAAATGGCTGAATTGCAACAATAATattgaattgaaattttctgTGTCAAACATTTAATAAACATAAGATGTTAACAAAAGAATAGCTCCTATTCTTATCACATGAAATCCCGACCAAAACCTCCTCGTCTAGAACCAAATCCACCACCAAATCCACCGTCTCGATCGCCACGACGACCTCCACGACCTCCTCCACCTCCTCGACCACGAAATCCACCTCCACCGCCCATGTCGGCAGCATTTCTCTGTCTTTCttcgtcttttctttccttccacGCAGCGAACCTTTCTGCCATTCTAATCAGCTCGGGAGGTACTTCCTGATATGAACATGAGAAGTTATAAAAACCAAATCTAAGATATGGAAGGAAAATCAATCAATCGTTCTACGTACTTGATTTGCTTCTTTCAATATATCTATAAGATCGCTAGCCTTAGACCAATCTTCCCTGGTCATGAAAGAAATTGCTATTCCAGTTCTTCCTGCTCTGCCTGTCCTACCGACTCGATGGACATATTCTTCCGCATGGCGGGGGAAATCATAGTTGAGAATATGCCTTGAttgaaaaacattaaatgaaaattttacgAAAAGGTTTCTTTGAAACTTCATGACAGAAATCAACTCACGTAATGTCTTTTATATCAATGCCTCGTGAAGCTACATCTGTAGCAATCAGCAATCTCACGTCACCATTTCGCAGATCAGCTAACGCCTAAGAAAGTGTGGTTGTACACAAAGGACTGAAAAGCTTAACTATTTTTCCTCTCAGATACCTGCTCTCTGTCTATCTGCTCGCGATCGCCATGGATGCATTGGCAACTGATGCCAATTAAACTTAATTCACTGGCCACTTGATCTGCGACCAACTTACGACCCACAAAGACAATAGCCTTATCATTAGGGTCAAGATGACGAATAAAATCCAACAGCTTGAAGGGAGAAGAGAAAATCTTTAGATTTTACTAGGGCTTTGATAGACTTTTTTATTGGTATGTTACCCGTTGGCGCTTGTCTTCCTCATCCAATATCTCTACGTGCTGGGTGACTGAGTGGCATGCAGCCAAGTCTAAAGTTCCAACGCACACTTGGAGAGGGTTGTCCATGTATTCATTTGCAATTCGCCGGATGCCTTCGGGCCAGGTTGCACTAAAAGTAGAAGTGAATAAATCTATTACTAAACAATACGAAATCGCAAAATAAAAGAGATCAAAATTAACCTAGTCATTATGATCTGCCGGTCGGGTCGGACGTCAATGAGAATCTTTTTGATTTGCGGTTCAAAACCCAAATCAAGCATTCTATCGGCTTCGTCCAACACGACATATGAGACTGAGCTGGTTTTGAGAGCACCAGCTTGCATAAGATCGTAGAGTCGGCCTGGAGTTGCAACTACTATCTCAACACCCGCAGACACGGCGCCGATCTGTTGACGTCTGTCACCGCCACCGTAAACGCATAAACTGCGGAAAAAAACTTATGAATATAacttttgattttaatttatatttttgcataaaaaaataaactaaaacaTACCATTTGATACCTTTCCAAGGGAATTTTGCTACTTCCCTCTCGATTTGCTGAGCAAGTTCACGAGTCGGTGCCATAATGAGAACACTTGGTCCTTGACGCTCACTACGGGTCACGGGTTGCCCTTCAATGTGAATCAGGGCCGGAAGAAGAAATGCTAAGGTTTTCCCTGTACCAGTTTGTGCAATGCCAATGAGATCATGACCTTTAAGAAGAACCGGCCAAGCTTGGCACTGAATTGGTGAAGGGTCTTTAAACTGTTGGTTTTGAACGGCTTCTAATAATTCAGGATAGTGTGCAAATGCTTGAGCGAAAGTCATCACCGGATTCGGGATCGGCCGAGTATCATCTGATTTGTAGTGGGAGATTGTAATGTTATTATGAGTTAACCTAAAAAGTGACAAATTAGTTTTACCTCAGGTATAATTACTTAGAAATGTTATCATTACCGAAATTTCTCGACCTCTTCACGGGACATGACTGCCACTTCAGGGTCCTCTATGTAgaaatttttgcaaatttttggACTGTTGGCCCAACGTCGTATTGAGGCTTCTTTCTATATCGTGGATAACTGTTAACATTTCTTCAAGCATACTCAAAGCTGAACGTACTGAATCCCTGATGACGGCACCCCAATCCACAAATGCAACATCGGATTGGTCTGGTACAGTATGCGGCTGAGCAGAATTGGTGGAAAATCCAGAACCGGGAAAGCTACTAGTTGATACAAGTTCTTTTATTAAACGTTCggcttctttttgcttctCAACGTCGCCAGTAATTTGAATGCTCGCTTCCGTTCCATTATCGTCATCCTTGAGAATCTAAAAGGTGAATCATAAATGATTCCCTATTGGAATTTTCAGTATTCAATCTCTGTACCTTGATTCTTGCTCCAGTTTGATCTTGCAGTTCATTAATCTTGGCTCCACCACGGCCAATGATCCGTCCAACAGATCCAGAAGGCACTTTTACAATTAATGTATTTGCAGACGGCTGTGGGTGCCGACTCTCTGATTCAACATGATTTTGCCGTCTAGGCGGTTCGAAAGATGGTTTCTGCCATCTTTCTGAATCTAACTGTCTCTCATTTTCCCATTTAGGTTTCTTCATCCCTGAATCGGCAGCATTGAAAGTCCAATCATCAAGGGAAGTACCATCACCTTTGCTAGAGCTTTGGTATGGTGTTGAAGAATTAGTGTTACTGTTAGAAGTTGAACTATTCAGTTCTTTGATCATTTTTTCAGCaagttttatttgttcttgttgACCAGATATCTGTACACCAACATCCACCCAGTTGTCATCTTCATGAATAACCTATTTAAGTATATAAAATACCTGAAGTGAAATCAATATTTTCATGTGATTTAACCTGAATTTGGGCCCCAGATTTATCTTGAAGTTCACCAACTTTGGCATTCCCTCTTGCAGAAAGACAATTGACAATATCATACGAAACTCGAATGACAGTGGAGTTTTCAGTTTTAGGGGTATGCTCATTTTTCTTAGAATTTTCTTCCGAGTGATGGTAATCTCTTGAACTGTTTTCCCATCTGTTGCTACGGCTAGAGTCATGCGAGCTCCTGTGAGAACTTTGATAATTTTGGGGATAATTTGTGGAACTACTGTGTCTCGAGTCTCGAGATCCATCACGGCTATACCCCCTTCTGTCGgacatttgaattttcaaatcGTGGAAAGGATGTAAAGGTAAAGAGTACTAAGGAATGTTTCGTTCTTAATGCAATAATTAGAAATAACTAGagaacaaagaaaaggaagtTTGCTTCTCAAATTTCGGAATGCAGAAAAAAGTACGAACTACGAACATGTGTCTACACACTGTTGTCATATTATCAATCTTAATAACAATAAACTCAAATACGGCATGCCGGGCGCGGATGGCGGATGGCGCTCAATTTAATTTCTAGAAACTTTTAGTTTTAACATGACATGAAAATTAGTGTACAGCACAAAGTAAAAATGTACAATTTTATGCCAGTATATCGAGCAATTCA
This genomic interval from Daphnia magna isolate NIES linkage group LG8, ASM2063170v1.1, whole genome shotgun sequence contains the following:
- the LOC116936336 gene encoding putative nuclease HARBI1 gives rise to the protein MTETDTKSDTDDRKRKLALALAILESSESNDSTDDEILQMLIKERVLRPKHKKRQSLMESYAEEDFRREFRMKRETCSKIINDFEKSPFYPKNDSHGGTPKSSAENHVLSFLKFAGSKTCISEVASQFCIGESTFHRQCGRVMHHLNDIAPSIIRFPKDNEEKKAIAHHFEQISGFPGVLGCIGSTYIPIRAPANKNKSSYVNHQQQISITLQGICDANGVFLDVFTGPPSKIHDARVYKLSFVYQRLPELCSDDLHLIGDETYPLSDHMLVPYMGQNDQTSINYNSALQLSLQPVEKSFRLLKQRFKQLSRLDFHQVDTTTKFTIACCVLHNLCILDNDFLLEDVDVQTCQYDGNATNHFFDNLCFEASEPFELTSEELQSKQMGEIKRDRISAELWVKYGKS
- the LOC116929125 gene encoding transforming growth factor beta regulator 1 encodes the protein MSNSAGVKKPSKANYKLKYKLLKRCVKEIVLENAALCDRASEMQHQILVAQEERKFLWKKYTATQGNNFISEDMLMNSGAPSQPVTEQKKTRRTPTQKNSSSSKPRQSLSSRPKQKRKLDETPSNDTAIIANG
- the LOC116929122 gene encoding probable ATP-dependent RNA helicase DDX43; protein product: MSDRRGYSRDGSRDSRHSSSTNYPQNYQSSHRSSHDSSRSNRWENSSRDYHHSEENSKKNEHTPKTENSTVIRVSYDIVNCLSARGNAKVGELQDKSGAQIQVIHEDDNWVDVGVQISGQQEQIKLAEKMIKELNSSTSNSNTNSSTPYQSSSKGDGTSLDDWTFNAADSGMKKPKWENERQLDSERWQKPSFEPPRRQNHVESESRHPQPSANTLIVKVPSGSVGRIIGRGGAKINELQDQTGARIKILKDDDNGTEASIQITGDVEKQKEAERLIKELVSTSSFPGSGFSTNSAQPHTVPDQSDVAFVDWGAVIRDSKEASIRRWANSPKICKNFYIEDPEVAVMSREEVEKFRLTHNNITISHYKSDDTRPIPNPVMTFAQAFAHYPELLEAVQNQQFKDPSPIQCQAWPVLLKGHDLIGIAQTGTGKTLAFLLPALIHIEGQPVTRSERQGPSVLIMAPTRELAQQIEREVAKFPWKGIKCLCVYGGGDRRQQIGAVSAGVEIVVATPGRLYDLMQAGALKTSSVSYVVLDEADRMLDLGFEPQIKKILIDVRPDRQIIMTSATWPEGIRRIANEYMDNPLQVCVGTLDLAACHSVTQHVEILDEEDKRQRLLDFIRHLDPNDKAIVFVGRKLVADQVASELSLIGISCQCIHGDREQIDREQALADLRNGDVRLLIATDVASRGIDIKDITHILNYDFPRHAEEYVHRVGRTGRAGRTGIAISFMTREDWSKASDLIDILKEANQEVPPELIRMAERFAAWKERKDEERQRNAADMGGGGGFRGRGGGGGRGGRRGDRDGGFGGGFGSRRGGFGRDFM
- the LOC116936337 gene encoding divergent protein kinase domain 1C, translating into MRLHVKRKISKITRLVFHRRCLLLVLFVSTFSMISVFYLVQWNIICLNIDIETRLNTLCVEYNEGKAFGRLCEPLCNNGEISALSCEPMHKGKFAVFTALWNNSLIVIKSHRVKSEYIPLQWIASNSSEVFPNYQELVEMVTQSMLANFGVQKENLMNHLYPFLVDYHNDVSRELMINLWQLSQDNEYVTLMINQHSHLFPKILSSCGTFYAVEYAKPISRLNIYSDRLEDFVSRVRQAKLMLELLEELQTSFVDPIHICDVKLEHFGLLNGRQVLLDADTVFPKAVVDRSIADGRECWKHSDCDLFDCRSLCNKVLNVCDTPTVNNNLQTVCQKVFLDSGLLISRHLPPATSRLLRDCANPNFSQGRQIAPVQFHYQLANFLNEFLNVVSSPKSR